The Diospyros lotus cultivar Yz01 chromosome 15, ASM1463336v1, whole genome shotgun sequence genome has a window encoding:
- the LOC127791761 gene encoding LOW QUALITY PROTEIN: 26S proteasome non-ATPase regulatory subunit 2 homolog A-like (The sequence of the model RefSeq protein was modified relative to this genomic sequence to represent the inferred CDS: deleted 1 base in 1 codon) encodes MAQDPNSGSGGATRDEPTVKVPSKDPKKKDEKKDEDLSEEDLALKQQLELYVERVQDSDPGLQKVALESMRQEIRTSTSSMTSVPKPLKFLRPHYGTLKSYYETMAESDVKKFLADILSVLAMTMSAEGERESLKYRLLGSEGDIGSWGHEYVRNLAGEIAQEYAKRQGEEGPIDDLMDLVQQIIAFHMKHNAEYEAVDLLMEVEDLDLLVEHVDATNYKRTCLYLTSAARYLPGPDDVLVLDIAYVIYLKFEEYPSALQIALFLDNLQYVKQIFTSCNDLLRKKQFCFMIARHGIAFELDEEMVADDDERASLQDIIVNNKLSEGYLTLARDIEVMEPKSPEDIYKAHLLDGRASAGASVDSARQNLAATFVNAFVNAGFGQDKLMTVPSDASGGGSSGNWLFKNKEHGKSSAAASLGMILLWDVDSGLAQIDKYFHSNDNHVIAGALLGVGILNCCVQNECDPALALLADYIDKEDSSIRIGAIMGLGLAYAGSQNEQIRNRLTPVLGDSKAPLDVIAFTAVALGLVFVGSCNEEIAQAIIFALMDQSELVLGEPLTRFLPLGLGLLYLGKQDSVEATAEVSKTFHEKIRKYCDMTLLSCAYAGTGNVLKVQHLLGQCGQHFEKGETYQGPAVLGIAMVAMAEELGLEMAIRSLEHLLQYGEQNIRRTVPLALGLLCISNPKVNVMDTLSRLSHDTDTEVAMAAVISLGLIGAGTNNARIAGMLRNLSSYYYKEASLLFFVRIAQGLVHMGKGLLTLSPYHSERMLLCPRALAGIVTLLHACLDMKAIILGKYHYVLYFLTLAMQPRMLLTVDENLKPLSVPVRVGQAVDVVGQAGRPKTITGFQTHSTPVLLAAGDRAELATEKYIPLSPILEGFVILKENPEYCEEH; translated from the exons GCAGGAGATACGGACCTCAACAAGCTCTATGACTTCAGTTCCAAAACCTTTAAAGTTTTTGCGTCCTCATTATGGAACGCTAAAGTCATATTATGAAACAATGGCAGAATCAGATGTGAAG AAATTCCTAGCAGATATACTTTCAGTATTGGCAATGACCATGTCTGCAGAGGGTGAAAGG GAGAGCTTAAAGTACAGGCTGTTGGGTTCTGAAGGTGATATAGGCTCATGGGGCCATGAATATGTCAG AAACTTAGCTGGTGAAATTGCACAAGAGTATGCAAAAAGACAg GGTGAAGAAGGCCCAATTGATGATCTAATGGACCTTGTACAACAAATTATTGCCTTTCACATGAAG CACAATGCTGAATATGAGGCTGTGGATCTTTTGATGGAG GTTGAAGACCTTGATTTGTTAGTGGAGCATGTGGATGCTACAAACTATAAAAGAACATGCCTGTACCTCACCAGTGCTGCAAG ATACCTTCCTGGACCAGATGATGTACTAGTTCTAGATATTGCATATGTGATCTATCTAAAATTTGAGGAGTATCCAAGTGCACTTCAGATTGCCCTTTTTCTTGACAACCTGCAG TATGTGAAACAGATATTTACCTCTTGTAATGATCTGCTACGAAAGAAGCAATTTTGTTTCATGATAGCTAGACAT GGTATAGCTTTTGAGCTTGATGAAGAGATGGTTGCAGATGATGATGAGAGGGCGTCATTGCAAGATATTATTGTTAATAACAAGTTAAGTGAAGGTTATCTTACACTTGCTCGTGATATAGAGGTCATGGAGCCCAAATCTCCAGAGGATATTTACAAG GCGCAC TTGCTAGATGGCCGAGCTAGTGCTGGTGCAAGTGTTGATTCAGCCAGACAGAACTTGGCAGCTACATTTGTTAATGCATTTGTTAACGCAGGCTTTGGTCAG GACAAGTTAATGACTGTCCCCTCAGATGCTTCAGGTGGTGGTTCTTCAGGAAACTGGCTTTTTAAGAATAAAGAACATGGAAAATCCAGTGCTGCAGCAAGTTTG GGTATGATTCTGCTTTGGGATGTTGATTCTGGGCTTGCTCAAATTGACAAGTATTTCCATAGTAATGACAACCATGTCATTGCGGGGGCACTATTAGGAGTTGGTATTCTGAACTGCTGTGTCCAGAATGAATGTGATCCT GCTCTGGCACTTCTGGCTGATTATATAGATAAGGAAGATTCTTCTATCAGAATTGGGGCAATAATGGGCTTGGGCCTCGCGTATGCTGGTTCTCAGAATGAGCAG ATCCGTAATAGATTGACCCCTGTCCTTGGAGATAGCAAAGCACCTCTTGATGTGATTGCATTTACTGCAGTCGCATTGGGCTTGGTATTTGTTGGTTCTTGCAATGAGGAGATTGCTCAGGCAATTATATTTGCCTTAATGGACCAAAGTGAGTTGGTGTTGGGGGAACCCCTCACTCGATTTTTGCCTCTTGGACTTGGCCTTCTATACCTTGGAAAGCAG GATAGTGTGGAGGCAACTGCAGAGGTCTCAAAGACATTTCATGAGAAAATCAGGAAATATTGTGACATGACCCTACTTTCCTGTGCTTATGCTGGGACAGGGAATGTGCTCAAG GTTCAACACCTTCTGGGTCAGTGCGGCCAACACTTTGAGAAGGGAGAAACCTATCAGGGACCAGCTGTACTTGGGATTGCTATGGTAGCAATGGCTGAAGAACTGGGCCTTGAAATGGCTATTCGCTCCTTAGAGCATCTTTTACAGTATGGGGAGCAGAACATCCGAAGGACAGTTCCTTTGGCTCTTGGTCTTCTCTGTATATCAAACCCTAAG GTCAATGTTATGGATACTTTAAGCAGACTTAGTCATGACACGGATACAGAAGTGGCAATG GCTGCTGTCATCTCCTTGGGATTGATTGGTGCTGGAACTAACAATGCTAGAATAGCTGGCATGCTTCGGAATCTTTCTAGTTACTACTACAAAGAAGCTAGCCTTCTCTTTTTT GTACGAATTGCTCAAGGCCTTGTACATATGGGGAAAGGCCTGTTGACTCTTTCTCCCTATCATTCTGAGCGCATGTTGCTATGCCC GAGAGCACTGGCTGGAATAGTTACCTTGCTGCATGCTTGCCTTGATATGAAGGCCATCATATTAGGGAAATATCATTATGTTCTTTACTTCCTTACTTTGGCAATGCAG CCAAGGATGCTGCTGACAGTGGATGAGAACCTCAAACCTCTTTCAGTTCCTGTCCGGGTGGGGCAAGCGGTTGATGTTGTTGGGCAGGCAGGTCGACCCAAGACCATCACAGGTTTCCAGACCCACTCAACACCAGTTCTTCTGGCTGCTGGCGATAGAGCAGAGCTTGCTACTGAGAA GTACATTCCACTCTCTCCCATTCTTGAGGGCTTTGTCATATTAAAAGAGAACCCAGAGTATTGCGAAGAGCACTAG